A genomic region of Populus nigra chromosome 11, ddPopNigr1.1, whole genome shotgun sequence contains the following coding sequences:
- the LOC133668306 gene encoding legumin B-like, translating to MSSSTLFSLTLCFLVLFNCCFAQIEQVTSRHDQQQARRRSFQQSECQLQRINALEPARRIKSEAGVTEIWDENDEQFQCAGVAVIRHTIQQRGLLLPAYSNAPKLVYVEQGRGIQGAVFPGCPETFQSSGQFSRDQSQSSEDQHQKVRQVREGDVVALPSGVADWFYNDGDSPLVLVQLLDTSNPANQLDQDFRNFFLAGNPQRELQSQRSSYQRDQFEGQRGRQDEGESRRHQQDRHRNVFGGFDEKILAEAFNIDTRLARSMRNEKDNRGIIVRAEHELQVVSPHQSREEEREIEYRGGRGGGFNGIEETFCTARLKHNINDQERADFFNPRAGRLTTVNSLNLPILRSVQLSVERGVLYPNALMSPHWNMNAHSIIYITRGNGRIQIVGDNGQTIFDGEVREGQVVTAPQSFAVVKKAGSQGFEWVSFKTNDNAQVSQLAGRVSTIRGLPVEVVANSFQISREDARRLKNNREEVSVFSPSQSGRSDEIA from the exons ATGTCTTCTTCTACTTTGTTTTCTCTTACACTTTGCTTTCTTGTTCTCTTCAATTGTTGCTTTGCTCAGATAGAGCAAGTGACCTCGCGACATGACCAGCAACAAGCGCGACGACGCAGCTTTCAACAAAGCGAATGCCAACTGCAGAGGATCAATGCCCTCGAGCCTGCTCGGAGGATTAAATCAGAGGCTGGTGTCACTGAAATTTGGGACGAAAATGATGAGCAGTTTCAATGTGCTGGTGTTGCAGTTATCCGCCATACCATTCAGCAGCGAGGCCTCTTGTTGCCTGCATACTCTAATGCCCCTAAGCTTGTCTATGTAGAGCAAG GAAGGGGAATTCAGGGAGCTGTTTTCCCAGGCTGTCCAGAGACATTCCAATCATCAGGGCAGTTTTCTCGAGATCAAAGTCAAAGCTCCGAAGACCAGCACCAGAAGGTTCGACAAGTAAGAGAGGGTGATGTAGTTGCCTTGCCTTCGGGAGTTGCTGATTGGTTTTATAACGATGGTGATTCACCTCTCGTTCTTGTTCAACTTCTCGACACAAGCAATCCTGCCAACCAGCTTGATCAGGATTTCAGG AATTTTTTCCTTGCTGGCAACCCACAACGAGAATTGCAAAGCCAAAGAAGCTCATACCAGAGAGACCAGTTTGAAGGTCAACGTGGACGCCAAGACGAAGGTGAAAGTCGGAGACACCAGCAAGACAGACACCGCAATGTCTTCGGCGGCTTCGATGAGAAAATCTTGGCAGAAGCTTTCAACATTGACACCAGACTAGCAAGAAGCATGAGGAACGAAAAAGATAACAGAGGCATCATTGTCCGAGCTGAGCATGAGCTTCAGGTGGTAAGTCCACATCAGAGTCGAGAGGAAGAACGTGAAATTGAATACCGAGGGGGACGAGGTGGTGGATTCAATGGCATAGAGGAAACTTTCTGTACTGCTAGGTTGAAGCACAACATCAATGACCAAGAACGTGCTGATTTCTTTAATCCACGTGCTGGACGCCTCACCACTGTCAACAGCCTCAATCTCCCTATCCTTCGATCTGTCCAGCTTAGTGTTGAGAGAGGTGTACTCTACCCG AACGCTTTGATGTCACCACACTGGAATATGAATGCCCACAGCATAATCTACATCACCAGGGGAAATGGAAGGATTCAGATTGTTGGAGACAATGGACAAACGATATTTGATGGAGAAGTTCGCGAGGGTCAAGTAGTTACAGCACCACAAAGCTTTGCAGTAGTGAAGAAGGCAGGAAGCCAAGGGTTCGAGTGGGTATCATTTAAAACCAACGACAATGCACAAGTTAGTCAATTGGCTGGACGTGTCTCTACCATCCGAGGTTTGCCAGTGGAAGTGGTAGCAAATTCATTCCAGATCTCAAGGGAAGATGCTAGGAGGCTTAAGAACAACAGGGAGGAAGTTAGCGTTTTCAGTCCTTCACAATCTGGAAGGAGTGATGAGATTGCA